A single Curtobacterium sp. MCSS17_015 DNA region contains:
- a CDS encoding TetR/AcrR family transcriptional regulator, translating to MSTAERTRALRRRMVEEARRAVVDGGLQGFTIEQLCERVGVSRRTFFNHFASKEDVVLGIELNADTEMLAAFARGELVPATLGPLHSVVAMIIEHLHVAGIDRADEALVRRVFEREPVLTARFLSATDAQVAKVAEAVRDRFGWTVPDDPRARLVSEAAIGIVRVSAAAYFDDDFDESTGPRFDELLDTNTRLMTAAITTPDQEGTA from the coding sequence GTGAGCACTGCTGAACGGACGCGGGCCCTCCGCCGCCGCATGGTCGAAGAGGCCCGTCGTGCCGTCGTCGACGGCGGACTGCAGGGCTTCACGATCGAGCAGCTCTGCGAGCGCGTCGGGGTGTCGCGGCGGACCTTCTTCAACCACTTCGCGTCGAAGGAAGACGTCGTCCTCGGCATCGAGCTCAACGCCGACACCGAGATGCTCGCCGCGTTCGCCCGGGGTGAGCTCGTCCCGGCGACCCTCGGGCCGTTGCACTCGGTGGTCGCGATGATCATCGAGCACCTCCACGTCGCGGGCATCGACCGCGCCGACGAGGCCCTGGTGCGCCGGGTGTTCGAGCGGGAACCCGTGCTCACGGCGCGCTTCCTGTCCGCCACCGACGCCCAGGTCGCGAAGGTCGCCGAAGCGGTGCGCGACCGCTTCGGCTGGACCGTCCCCGACGACCCGCGTGCCCGGCTCGTGAGCGAAGCCGCCATCGGCATCGTCCGGGTGAGCGCCGCCGCGTACTTCGACGACGACTTCGACGAGTCCACCGGGCCCCGCTTCGACGAGCTCCTCGACACGAACACCCGCCTGATGACGGCGGCCATCACCACGCCCGACCAGGAAGGCACCGCATGA
- a CDS encoding GNAT family N-acetyltransferase: MITIERVPWDDPRGVALRATMDEEMHERYGDANPGEAPEITAERNRVLTVDPATVVTSLLAVDEDGTVLGHIAVRRLGDEIELKRLIVLAAARGKGAATALLDECARVGREQGAERLILQTGDKQPEAVALYEKTGWDRIDVYEPYAETMPWSYCFAKAL; encoded by the coding sequence GTGATCACCATCGAACGCGTGCCCTGGGACGACCCGCGCGGAGTCGCACTCCGCGCCACCATGGACGAGGAGATGCACGAGCGGTACGGCGACGCGAACCCCGGTGAGGCCCCGGAGATCACCGCGGAGCGCAACCGCGTGCTCACCGTCGACCCTGCGACCGTCGTCACCTCCCTGCTGGCGGTCGACGAGGACGGCACCGTGCTCGGGCACATCGCCGTCCGCCGACTCGGCGACGAGATCGAGCTGAAGCGCCTCATCGTCCTCGCCGCCGCTCGTGGCAAGGGCGCCGCGACCGCGCTGCTCGACGAGTGCGCCCGCGTCGGACGGGAGCAGGGCGCCGAGCGCCTCATCCTGCAGACCGGCGACAAGCAGCCCGAGGCCGTGGCCCTGTACGAGAAGACCGGGTGGGACCGCATCGACGTGTACGAGCCGTACGCCGAGACGATGCCGTGGTCGTACTGCTTCGCGAAGGCGCTCTGA